A region from the Geobacter benzoatilyticus genome encodes:
- a CDS encoding N-acetylmuramoyl-L-alanine amidase has translation MALAMVAMPSSLVAAKEQAPKPKAGTATASAPSAASAVVTEMRHWSNPDYTRVAITADREVHYETHQIKQHPDDALPSRIYLDIPGARVGPGLHDLKIADEQLKTARVGQYKPDVVRVVLDVDRIKEYKVFSLSDPFRIIVDVKGNRPLEFKNLTEQIHAAPVNTPEAKVPEKPLPKPPASFKPGKIRRIVVDPGHGGHDPGAVGAGGTQEKDVVLSIGRKLAEKIRDELGIDVVMTRSTDVFIPLEERTAIANKVNADLFVSVHANASLNRNASGIETYYLNLAKTEKAAQLAARENGTSLEKVSLLQAILFDLMANYKLNDSAHLADEVQKALYKKINGHYSGTRNLGVKQGPFYVLVGATMPSILVETAFISNEDEEARLKDPAFLDRSADGIVDGIKAYIGAIGSSR, from the coding sequence ATGGCTCTCGCGATGGTTGCCATGCCTTCTTCTCTTGTAGCGGCCAAAGAACAGGCACCCAAGCCAAAGGCCGGGACCGCCACTGCTTCTGCTCCATCAGCCGCATCTGCCGTGGTGACGGAAATGCGTCATTGGTCCAACCCCGATTACACCCGGGTAGCCATAACCGCCGACCGGGAAGTCCACTACGAAACCCACCAGATTAAGCAGCATCCCGACGACGCTCTCCCATCACGCATTTATCTTGATATCCCCGGAGCGCGGGTTGGCCCCGGCCTACACGACCTGAAAATTGCCGATGAGCAGTTGAAAACCGCTAGAGTTGGCCAGTACAAGCCGGACGTGGTAAGAGTGGTGCTTGATGTCGATAGAATCAAGGAATACAAAGTATTTTCTCTTTCCGATCCCTTCCGGATCATTGTCGATGTAAAGGGGAACCGACCGCTTGAGTTCAAGAACCTTACGGAACAGATCCATGCTGCACCGGTAAACACACCTGAGGCAAAGGTTCCGGAGAAGCCCCTTCCAAAACCGCCAGCCTCTTTCAAACCGGGCAAGATAAGGCGGATAGTGGTTGATCCCGGGCATGGCGGACATGATCCCGGCGCAGTGGGCGCCGGCGGCACCCAGGAGAAGGATGTCGTTCTCTCTATCGGGCGCAAGCTTGCGGAGAAAATCCGAGATGAACTGGGCATAGATGTGGTCATGACACGTTCGACCGATGTCTTTATTCCCCTTGAAGAGCGAACCGCCATTGCAAACAAGGTTAATGCCGACCTCTTCGTGTCGGTTCATGCCAACGCATCCCTCAACCGCAATGCTTCGGGCATCGAAACCTATTATCTCAATCTGGCTAAAACCGAGAAGGCCGCCCAGCTTGCGGCACGGGAGAACGGTACATCTCTTGAAAAGGTCAGCCTGCTTCAGGCGATTCTTTTTGATCTTATGGCCAACTACAAGCTGAACGATTCGGCCCATCTCGCCGATGAAGTTCAGAAGGCCCTTTACAAGAAGATCAATGGGCATTACTCCGGCACAAGGAACCTGGGAGTCAAACAGGGGCCGTTTTACGTGCTTGTGGGTGCCACCATGCCGAGCATCCTTGTGGAGACTGCTTTTATCAGCAATGAGGATGAAGAGGCCCGGCTCAAGGATCCGGCATTTCTCGACCGGTCCGCCGACGGAATTGTGGATGGTATCAAAGCGTACATCGGAGCTATCGGGTCGAGCCGATAG
- the glnD gene encoding [protein-PII] uridylyltransferase, with amino-acid sequence MEFNIDRYFPDSFQEAGDAGRASFEEKRPLYLAASKHFLNHYREEIRKIHNAGAPGTEVVRYLTAMTDTLIRKLFRSITKDVGHIGRVREPLTLTAIGGYGRGELNPYSDIDLMFLYSGKNQARVEDIAQKLLYFLWDMRLDVGYSVRTLQDCVEMAAADLTVRTALLDARVISGSRLLFKDFGKVMLTQILSKRSDSFIKEKVAELAKRREKYGSSVYLLEPNVKESEGGLRDLHTALWVAKIKYKISDVHELIVKGVLTEEEVFAFGEALSYLWRIRNELHFHAGRKNDQLTFDAQINLARFFGYENVGKTLAVEEFMRDYYLHANRVEHLASSLVSKCSQREEGALKIIGYFIRRHVGDGFYIIKGELVIPDESVIQKEPARLMKVFEYAQKHGVAISVNVKSLIRKNLHLINDKFRRNKEVNQSFFAILRSDKGACETLKSMHHLEFLNRFIPEFGNIYCKVQHDLYHIYTVDTHSLFAVEEIEKLLRGDRAGELPLLTQIAREVDKRELLILGVLFHDIGKGEGGGHAEKGADMIPTIARRMGLCKEDSERLEFMVRNHLLMAHIAQRRDLHDDKMIIQFAQQMEKSENLKMLYLLTYADIRAVGTDVWTEWKAMLLQELYEKSFNVLERGDFHQEARSERVRKVKRMVLELLDDEYPVAAVKEELKAMTNRHLLSNSPAVIAEHVKLLLGLEHEKIITRIDHEPEGGYSNFTICTLDVPGLFSMITGVMAANGINILGAQIHTSSNGKALDILQVNSPQGFVITDDSRWARLGEDLRQVLTGKVQVAALVAKRHRPTLLAERAKPKFPARVEIDNQVSSDYTVIDIYTHDKVGILYQITSTLTELGLYIGVSKISTKVDQVADVFYVKDIFGHKIKNPGRLDEIRERLLKAVE; translated from the coding sequence ATGGAATTCAATATTGACCGCTATTTCCCTGATTCATTCCAGGAGGCCGGCGACGCCGGCCGAGCCAGCTTCGAGGAAAAACGTCCCCTCTACCTGGCGGCTAGCAAGCATTTCCTCAATCACTACCGGGAAGAAATCAGGAAAATACACAATGCCGGCGCTCCGGGGACGGAGGTGGTCCGCTACCTGACGGCCATGACCGATACTCTCATCCGCAAGCTTTTTCGCAGCATTACCAAGGATGTGGGGCATATCGGGCGGGTGAGGGAACCTTTGACCCTCACTGCCATCGGCGGTTATGGACGGGGTGAACTGAATCCCTATTCGGACATTGATCTGATGTTCCTTTACTCAGGGAAGAATCAGGCGCGGGTAGAGGATATCGCCCAGAAACTCCTCTATTTCCTGTGGGATATGCGCCTTGATGTGGGGTACTCGGTCCGCACGCTTCAGGATTGCGTTGAAATGGCTGCCGCCGATCTGACGGTTAGGACCGCTTTGCTTGATGCCCGCGTTATTTCGGGCAGCCGCCTTCTCTTTAAGGATTTCGGTAAAGTTATGCTTACCCAGATTCTCTCCAAGCGGAGCGATTCCTTCATAAAAGAGAAGGTTGCGGAGCTTGCAAAGAGGCGGGAGAAATACGGTTCGTCGGTGTACCTTCTTGAACCCAACGTCAAGGAGAGTGAAGGGGGGCTTCGCGATCTGCACACGGCCCTCTGGGTGGCAAAAATCAAATACAAGATATCCGATGTCCATGAGCTTATCGTGAAGGGGGTTCTGACCGAGGAGGAAGTCTTCGCCTTCGGAGAGGCGCTTTCATATTTGTGGCGGATCAGAAACGAGCTTCACTTCCATGCCGGCCGCAAGAACGATCAATTAACATTTGACGCCCAGATCAATCTCGCCCGGTTTTTCGGTTACGAGAATGTCGGTAAAACCCTGGCCGTTGAAGAGTTCATGCGCGATTACTATCTCCACGCCAACCGTGTCGAGCACCTCGCTTCCTCCCTGGTGTCAAAGTGTTCCCAGCGGGAAGAGGGGGCGCTGAAGATTATCGGCTATTTTATCCGGCGGCATGTGGGAGACGGGTTTTACATCATCAAAGGGGAACTGGTTATCCCCGATGAATCGGTAATTCAGAAAGAGCCGGCCCGGCTCATGAAGGTTTTCGAGTACGCCCAGAAGCATGGCGTTGCCATCAGCGTCAATGTGAAGTCGCTTATCCGGAAGAACCTCCACCTCATCAATGACAAGTTCCGGAGGAACAAAGAAGTCAACCAGTCGTTCTTTGCGATTCTCCGCAGCGACAAGGGTGCCTGCGAAACCCTCAAAAGCATGCATCATCTTGAGTTCCTGAACCGTTTCATTCCGGAATTCGGCAATATTTACTGCAAGGTACAACACGATCTCTATCATATCTATACTGTTGATACCCACTCGCTCTTTGCGGTGGAAGAGATCGAGAAACTGCTACGCGGAGACCGCGCCGGGGAACTGCCGCTGCTCACCCAGATTGCCAGGGAGGTGGATAAACGGGAACTTCTGATTCTCGGAGTCCTTTTCCATGACATCGGCAAGGGCGAGGGGGGCGGGCATGCCGAAAAGGGTGCCGACATGATACCCACCATTGCGCGCAGGATGGGGCTCTGCAAGGAGGATTCCGAGCGGCTCGAATTCATGGTGCGGAACCATCTTCTCATGGCCCACATTGCCCAGCGGCGTGATCTCCATGACGACAAGATGATAATTCAATTCGCCCAGCAGATGGAGAAGAGTGAAAACCTGAAGATGCTCTACCTGCTCACCTACGCTGACATACGGGCCGTGGGAACCGATGTCTGGACCGAATGGAAGGCGATGCTCCTTCAGGAACTGTACGAAAAAAGCTTCAACGTGCTGGAGCGCGGAGACTTCCACCAGGAAGCCCGCAGTGAACGCGTCCGGAAGGTCAAGCGCATGGTGCTGGAGTTGCTTGATGATGAGTATCCGGTGGCCGCCGTGAAGGAGGAGTTGAAGGCAATGACCAATCGTCATCTGCTTTCAAATTCTCCGGCTGTCATTGCCGAGCATGTGAAGCTGCTGCTTGGGCTCGAGCATGAAAAGATAATCACCAGGATTGACCATGAGCCGGAAGGCGGTTATTCCAATTTCACCATCTGCACCCTCGACGTTCCGGGGCTCTTTTCCATGATTACTGGGGTGATGGCGGCCAATGGCATAAACATTCTCGGAGCCCAGATCCATACGAGTTCCAACGGCAAGGCCCTTGATATTCTTCAGGTGAATTCGCCGCAGGGTTTTGTCATTACCGACGATAGCCGATGGGCGCGTTTGGGGGAAGATCTGCGGCAAGTACTCACCGGAAAGGTGCAGGTGGCTGCGCTCGTGGCAAAACGGCACCGGCCCACACTCCTGGCAGAGCGGGCAAAGCCCAAGTTCCCCGCCCGTGTCGAGATTGACAATCAGGTTTCCTCGGACTATACGGTCATTGACATCTATACCCATGACAAAGTGGGGATTCTCTATCAGATTACGAGCACCTTAACGGAATTGGGCCTCTATATCGGGGTGTCGAAGATTTCGACAAAGGTTGATCAGGTGGCTGACGTTTTCTACGTGAAAGACATTTTTGGCCATAAGATCAAGAACCCGGGACGTCTCGATGAAATCAGGGAGAGGCTTTTGAAAGCCGTGGAGTGA
- the xerD gene encoding site-specific tyrosine recombinase XerD, with protein MNQYLDLFLNYLLVEKGLAKNSLDSYGRDMVRYLDFLEGRGCVDPSGVRSVDVADFLASLKERGLAPRSRARALSSVRMFHRFLLVEGYAEVNPTAIIEAPKTVAKLPQVLTGREVEALLAAPGDDSNIDIRDRAMLELLYATGLRVSELVGLGLRDVNVTAGYLMAFGKGGKERLVPMGESACAAVSRYLSETRPAMDRDGANRYLFLTRLGDGMTRQAFWNIIKKRALEAGVRKNISPHTLRHSFATHLLENGADLRSVQTMLGHADLSTTQIYTHVTRERLKRLHEQFHPRG; from the coding sequence TTGAATCAGTACCTGGATCTCTTTCTCAATTACCTTCTGGTGGAGAAGGGGCTGGCGAAGAACTCCCTGGATTCCTACGGCCGCGATATGGTCCGGTATCTGGATTTTCTCGAGGGCCGTGGCTGTGTCGATCCCTCGGGGGTTCGTTCTGTGGATGTGGCTGATTTCCTGGCCAGTCTCAAGGAGCGGGGGCTTGCGCCACGGAGTCGCGCCAGGGCACTATCCAGCGTACGGATGTTCCATCGCTTCCTTCTGGTGGAGGGGTATGCCGAGGTTAATCCCACCGCCATCATAGAGGCACCCAAGACGGTGGCCAAGCTCCCCCAGGTACTGACCGGCCGCGAGGTGGAGGCGCTATTGGCGGCTCCCGGCGATGACAGCAATATTGATATCCGGGATCGCGCCATGCTTGAGCTCCTCTATGCAACCGGATTGAGGGTGTCAGAGCTTGTGGGGCTTGGCTTGCGCGATGTGAACGTGACCGCCGGTTACCTCATGGCATTCGGCAAGGGAGGGAAGGAGCGGCTCGTCCCCATGGGCGAATCGGCCTGCGCCGCCGTGTCACGCTATCTGTCCGAAACCCGCCCTGCCATGGATCGGGATGGCGCTAACCGGTATCTTTTCCTGACACGTCTCGGAGACGGGATGACTCGGCAGGCGTTCTGGAATATAATTAAAAAGCGCGCACTGGAAGCAGGAGTGAGAAAGAACATATCGCCGCATACGCTGCGTCATTCTTTTGCAACCCACCTCCTGGAAAACGGGGCTGACCTGCGGAGCGTGCAGACCATGCTCGGTCATGCGGATCTTTCCACGACCCAGATTTATACCCACGTTACCCGAGAACGGCTCAAACGCCTCCATGAGCAGTTCCATCCACGGGGGTAG
- a CDS encoding cofactor-independent phosphoglycerate mutase, producing the protein MKYIVLLGDGMSDEAVKELDGKTPLQAASTPNMDAMARRGKIGLARTVPKGLPPGSDVANLSVFGYDPRTCYTGRSPLEAASMGVHLGPDDVAFRVNLVNLQPARGTIIMNDYSAGHISTEEGRELIEALQQELGSDEFQFYPGVGYRHLMVWRNGLNGMTVTPPHDISGQGILDYLPKGEGAEKLVNLMNSSQMIFYNHPQYRRRLEADKVPANSIWLWGHGKAPLMEPFEKQFGLAGAVISAVDLINGIGIGAGLDVIRVKGATGYLDTNYEGKVQAALEALKTHDFVYLHVEAPDEASHSGNLADKLKAIEDFDARVVGPIMDGIKAFGDYRILCTPDHPTPIKLRTHTDAPVPFIIYDGGEAENSAVAGYDENSAQASGLLIEEGFRLMDLLLDK; encoded by the coding sequence ATGAAGTATATTGTGCTCCTCGGCGACGGGATGTCGGACGAGGCTGTGAAGGAACTGGATGGGAAAACTCCGTTGCAGGCTGCCAGCACGCCTAACATGGATGCAATGGCCCGGCGAGGAAAAATCGGCCTCGCGCGTACCGTTCCGAAGGGGCTTCCTCCGGGAAGCGACGTGGCGAATCTCTCGGTGTTCGGTTATGACCCGCGCACCTGCTACACCGGCCGGTCTCCCCTGGAAGCGGCCAGCATGGGAGTCCATCTGGGCCCGGATGATGTTGCGTTCAGGGTGAACCTTGTCAATCTTCAACCGGCAAGGGGCACCATCATCATGAATGACTATTCGGCCGGCCATATTTCCACCGAGGAAGGGCGTGAACTCATTGAGGCGCTCCAGCAGGAACTCGGCAGTGACGAATTCCAGTTCTACCCCGGTGTCGGCTACCGCCACCTCATGGTATGGCGCAATGGGTTGAACGGAATGACCGTCACCCCTCCCCACGACATTTCAGGGCAGGGCATTCTCGATTATCTCCCCAAGGGTGAAGGGGCTGAGAAACTTGTCAATCTGATGAATTCGTCGCAGATGATTTTCTACAATCATCCCCAGTACCGGCGTCGCCTGGAAGCGGACAAGGTGCCGGCAAACTCCATATGGCTCTGGGGACACGGAAAAGCGCCGCTTATGGAGCCGTTCGAGAAGCAGTTCGGCCTGGCGGGTGCCGTCATATCAGCGGTCGATCTTATCAATGGCATTGGAATCGGCGCCGGTCTTGACGTTATCAGGGTCAAGGGGGCGACAGGTTACCTCGACACCAATTACGAAGGGAAAGTTCAGGCGGCCCTGGAGGCCCTGAAAACTCACGATTTCGTCTATCTCCACGTTGAGGCCCCCGATGAGGCGTCACACTCGGGGAATCTTGCCGACAAGCTCAAGGCCATTGAGGATTTCGATGCCCGCGTGGTCGGGCCTATTATGGACGGCATCAAAGCCTTTGGGGATTACCGCATCCTTTGCACACCTGATCATCCTACCCCGATCAAGCTCAGGACCCACACCGATGCGCCGGTTCCCTTCATCATTTACGATGGCGGGGAAGCTGAAAACAGCGCCGTTGCCGGGTATGACGAAAATTCCGCCCAAGCTTCCGGGTTGCTGATTGAGGAAGGATTCAGGCTCATGGACCTTCTGCTGGATAAATAA
- a CDS encoding Slp family lipoprotein, with protein MNLRGITIIALLTAFLSGCSHVISNESRSLVDPTLKYATLKENPDAYIGKYVLVGGVIAGTRNTDTGSQLEVMQVSLDGTGMPENTFRTEGRFLAVSDSFLDSMIYKKERLVTMVGEVKGKKIIPLDEVDYTYPVIAIKEIYVWKTHDYDKGYPYPTPSPYYYDPYYYGYWPGPSWYRPLGPVYRRW; from the coding sequence ATGAATTTACGAGGAATCACAATCATTGCACTATTGACAGCATTTCTTTCAGGCTGTTCCCATGTCATCAGCAATGAATCGCGCAGCCTCGTCGATCCGACCCTGAAATATGCAACGCTGAAGGAAAACCCGGATGCCTACATCGGCAAGTATGTTCTGGTTGGGGGGGTTATAGCCGGGACGAGAAACACCGACACTGGCAGCCAACTGGAAGTAATGCAGGTTAGTCTTGATGGAACCGGCATGCCCGAAAATACATTTCGCACCGAGGGGAGATTCCTTGCCGTATCGGACTCTTTCCTCGACAGCATGATCTACAAAAAAGAACGTCTCGTCACCATGGTGGGGGAAGTAAAAGGGAAAAAAATCATACCGCTCGACGAGGTGGATTATACCTACCCGGTCATCGCCATCAAGGAAATATACGTCTGGAAAACCCATGATTACGACAAGGGCTACCCCTATCCCACTCCGTCCCCCTACTATTACGATCCTTACTACTACGGTTACTGGCCCGGCCCATCCTGGTACCGCCCACTTGGGCCGGTTTACCGGCGTTGGTAA
- a CDS encoding UDP-glucose dehydrogenase family protein has protein sequence MKICVIGSGYVGLVAGTCFAESGNTVICVDVNQEKIEGLKEGILPIYEPGLKELVLRNSSEGRLFFSTDLASAVKESLICFIAVGTPPGEDGSADLQHVIAVAREIGRNMDGFKIIVDKSTVPVGTAEKVRRATQEELDRRGVSHEFDVVSNPEFLKEGAAIDDFMKPDRVVIGADNVRTAEIMKELYSPFMRKTNRLIVMDVKSAEMTKYAANAMLATRISFMNQIANLCERMGADVAAVREGIGSDSRIGYDFLFPGVGYGGSCFPKDVKALIKTADECNYDFVLLNAVEEVNERQKKVLVDKMVAHFSPGGGAGSLAGKTIAVWGLSFKPRTDDMREAPSIVIIESLLELGATVRAHDPEAVKEAKKIFGDRITYTSTNQYEILNGADALAIITEWNEYRNPDFERIGASLSAPVIFDGRNLYNPRRMRDIGFTYHSIGRNGSSFIG, from the coding sequence GTGAAAATATGCGTCATTGGGTCCGGCTATGTCGGTCTTGTTGCGGGAACGTGTTTTGCGGAAAGCGGCAATACGGTTATTTGCGTCGATGTGAATCAAGAGAAAATCGAAGGCCTCAAGGAGGGAATCCTCCCCATATATGAGCCGGGGCTCAAGGAACTGGTGCTCAGGAACAGTTCCGAGGGGCGCCTTTTCTTCTCTACCGACCTGGCGTCAGCGGTGAAGGAGTCGCTCATCTGCTTCATCGCCGTCGGTACCCCTCCGGGGGAGGACGGCTCTGCCGATCTTCAGCACGTCATCGCCGTGGCCCGGGAAATCGGCCGCAATATGGATGGCTTCAAGATCATCGTGGACAAATCGACGGTTCCGGTCGGGACAGCGGAAAAGGTGAGGCGGGCAACCCAGGAAGAGCTGGACCGTCGCGGCGTCAGCCACGAATTTGATGTGGTGTCCAATCCAGAGTTTCTCAAGGAAGGCGCTGCCATTGATGATTTCATGAAACCCGATCGGGTTGTTATCGGCGCCGACAATGTTCGTACCGCCGAAATCATGAAGGAGTTGTATTCTCCTTTCATGAGAAAGACCAATCGCCTGATCGTCATGGACGTGAAGAGCGCCGAGATGACCAAATATGCGGCAAACGCCATGCTTGCCACCCGCATCTCGTTCATGAACCAGATTGCAAATCTCTGTGAGCGGATGGGAGCGGATGTCGCGGCCGTTCGAGAAGGTATCGGTTCCGATTCGCGAATCGGCTACGATTTCCTCTTTCCCGGAGTCGGATACGGCGGGTCGTGTTTTCCTAAAGACGTTAAAGCTCTCATCAAAACTGCCGATGAGTGCAACTATGATTTCGTTCTCCTCAATGCAGTTGAAGAGGTCAACGAACGGCAGAAAAAGGTACTTGTCGACAAGATGGTTGCCCATTTCTCCCCGGGGGGTGGGGCCGGTTCCCTGGCCGGCAAGACAATCGCAGTGTGGGGGCTCTCTTTCAAACCCCGCACGGACGATATGCGCGAGGCTCCTTCCATCGTCATCATTGAGAGTCTCCTTGAGCTTGGTGCGACGGTCCGCGCCCACGATCCCGAAGCGGTTAAGGAAGCGAAGAAGATTTTCGGCGACCGGATAACGTATACCAGTACCAACCAGTATGAAATACTTAATGGGGCCGATGCGCTGGCAATAATCACCGAGTGGAATGAATACCGCAATCCGGACTTCGAACGCATCGGCGCGAGCCTCAGCGCCCCGGTAATCTTCGATGGCAGGAATCTCTACAATCCGCGGCGGATGCGGGACATAGGTTTCACCTATCACTCCATTGGCCGCAACGGTTCTTCCTTTATCGGATAG
- a CDS encoding UDP-glucuronic acid decarboxylase family protein has translation MRVLVTGGAGFIGSHLCERLLNDGHDVLCLDNFFTGSKNNILPLMDNHRFELIRHDITEPILLEVDRIYHLACPASPVHYQYNPVKTIKTSVMGTINMLGLAKRVRARILLSSTSEVYGDPTVHPQPETYWGNVNPIGIRSCYDEGKRVAETLMMDYHRQNGVDIRIARIFNTFGPRMAENDGRVVSNFIVQALKGEDITVYGDGSQTRSFCYVSDLIEGLVRFMSIDDFIGPVNIGNPVETTILEFARRIVELTGSRSKIVFKPLPSDDPKQRQPDIALARMKLGWEPVIPLETGLSKTVDYFSGHCAASGS, from the coding sequence ATGCGTGTTCTGGTAACCGGGGGGGCGGGGTTCATCGGCTCCCATCTGTGCGAGCGGTTGCTCAATGACGGTCATGATGTGCTTTGCCTCGACAACTTTTTTACGGGGAGCAAAAACAACATCCTGCCACTTATGGATAATCACCGGTTCGAGTTGATTCGTCATGACATTACCGAGCCGATTCTTCTGGAAGTGGACCGTATATATCATCTTGCCTGTCCGGCCTCGCCGGTGCACTACCAGTATAACCCGGTCAAGACCATCAAGACGAGCGTCATGGGAACCATAAACATGCTGGGCCTTGCCAAGCGTGTAAGGGCGCGGATTCTTCTGTCTTCCACCTCTGAAGTTTACGGCGATCCCACTGTTCATCCGCAGCCCGAGACTTACTGGGGCAATGTCAATCCCATCGGGATAAGAAGCTGTTACGATGAGGGAAAACGGGTCGCGGAAACCCTCATGATGGACTATCATCGCCAGAACGGTGTCGATATTCGGATCGCGCGGATTTTTAACACGTTCGGCCCCCGCATGGCTGAGAATGATGGCCGTGTCGTGTCGAACTTCATTGTCCAGGCACTAAAGGGAGAGGATATAACGGTTTATGGCGATGGCAGCCAAACCCGTTCGTTCTGTTATGTGAGTGACCTGATTGAGGGACTTGTGCGGTTCATGTCTATCGACGATTTCATTGGGCCGGTCAACATCGGCAACCCCGTGGAAACGACAATTCTCGAGTTTGCCCGGCGAATTGTTGAGCTGACCGGGTCACGCTCAAAAATAGTGTTCAAGCCGCTCCCCTCCGATGACCCCAAACAGCGTCAGCCTGATATTGCGCTGGCGCGGATGAAGCTTGGATGGGAGCCTGTGATCCCTCTGGAAACAGGCCTGTCAAAGACCGTTGATTACTTTTCCGGCCACTGCGCCGCTTCGGGTTCATGA
- a CDS encoding FtsB family cell division protein → MRKRMYFVPAGCILFILYFTVFGERGLLRIYHLSKEKEEIAEKVNEIRVTNDRLKREIEALKSDRRYLESIARKDFGLVRPNEVVYQFPVADKTHPKPLQPVTTAVENKR, encoded by the coding sequence ATGCGGAAGCGGATGTACTTCGTCCCTGCCGGTTGCATACTCTTTATTCTTTACTTTACCGTTTTCGGCGAGCGGGGGTTGCTGCGCATCTACCACCTGAGTAAAGAGAAGGAAGAGATTGCAGAAAAAGTGAACGAAATCAGGGTTACGAACGATCGGCTCAAGCGGGAAATTGAAGCGCTCAAGTCCGACCGCCGTTACCTGGAAAGCATTGCACGCAAGGACTTCGGGCTTGTGCGGCCCAATGAGGTAGTTTATCAATTTCCGGTTGCCGACAAAACCCATCCAAAGCCTCTACAGCCGGTTACAACCGCAGTGGAAAATAAGCGTTAG